From a region of the Janthinobacterium sp. 61 genome:
- the rpmA gene encoding 50S ribosomal protein L27 yields the protein MAHKKGGGTTRNGRDSESKRLGVKVYGGQAINAGGIIIRQRGTPVRAGEGVGMGKDHTLFALIAGKVKFVVKGAGSKQFVTVVPNAAVPA from the coding sequence ATGGCACATAAAAAAGGCGGCGGCACAACGCGAAACGGCCGTGATTCAGAATCAAAACGTCTGGGCGTTAAAGTCTACGGCGGCCAAGCTATCAATGCTGGCGGCATCATCATTCGTCAACGCGGCACCCCAGTGCGCGCTGGCGAAGGCGTAGGCATGGGCAAAGACCACACCTTGTTCGCGTTGATCGCGGGCAAAGTGAAGTTCGTTGTCAAAGGTGCTGGCTCGAAGCAATTCGTGACCGTTGTACCTAACGCAGCAGTACCAGCGTAA
- the rplU gene encoding 50S ribosomal protein L21, protein MYAVIKTGGKQYKVVAGEKLKVEQIPADIGSEITIDQVLAVGAGDTIKFGAPLVEGATVLVTVVAHGRHDKVKIFKMRRRKHYQKHQGHRQNFTEIQIVSING, encoded by the coding sequence ATGTACGCGGTCATAAAAACCGGTGGCAAACAATACAAAGTTGTCGCTGGCGAAAAACTTAAAGTAGAACAGATACCGGCAGACATTGGTTCCGAAATCACCATCGATCAAGTTCTCGCAGTAGGCGCGGGCGACACCATTAAATTTGGTGCGCCATTGGTCGAAGGTGCAACGGTACTGGTTACGGTTGTGGCGCATGGTCGCCATGATAAGGTCAAAATTTTCAAGATGCGTCGTCGTAAGCATTACCAAAAGCATCAAGGCCATCGCCAGAATTTTACCGAAATCCAAATCGTTTCGATCAACGGCTAA
- a CDS encoding AsmA family protein encodes MTRSTPLKILGWSLAALLALIAIVVIFVLTFDWNRARPYINQKVSESTGREFVIGGDLQVQWRQGLKTEPGWRRYVPRPVISAQDVRMSNPDWATAGPQLASAKRIDVSIHPLALLQHKVVLTDLALDAPNIALQRRADGSNSWTLKDNGPSPWEVEIQRMAFGDGVIRYLDDGIALDVRAKVSSTAPDATPGDAPGSAPVEKYGIDFTLGGSYRKAPVTGGGKAGAVLSLTDNNTVYPVQAHAVLGKNKASIDGTLTDPRSLSGIDLQLSLAGASMADLYPLTGVLLPETPDYATKGRLLGKKDGATWNWTYQNFKGKVGQSDLAGTLQYLPRQPRPLLRGEVMSQQLRLEDLGPTIGADSNAQKQARGKAPVQPDNKALPVEQFNTAKWNALDADVKFTGKKLVRTHDIPFNDVVANIHMKDKVLSLTPLNFGMAGGDITSNITLDGRQKTIAAQAKVTARHLKIRELFPKLQSMQASFGEVYGDAALTGHGNSVSAMLASANGELAATVSEGSVSQFMLELAGLNLANAVFVKIFGDKQVHLNCLASDFAVTNGQADVRRFVLDTDTAVVNVTGNVNLAHETLDLDVRPRTKGARIITLRTPLYAKGTFKNPDVGPQKGPLALKAGAAVALATIVTPLAALLPLVNVDKAPDTDCAAVMAQANATRKNPTSPATNAPAKKVSEADIKKAQQEKK; translated from the coding sequence ATGACACGCTCAACCCCGCTCAAAATCCTAGGCTGGAGCCTGGCCGCCCTGCTGGCCCTCATCGCCATCGTCGTCATCTTCGTGCTGACTTTCGACTGGAATCGCGCCCGCCCCTACATCAACCAGAAGGTATCGGAAAGCACGGGCCGCGAATTCGTCATCGGCGGCGATCTGCAGGTGCAATGGCGGCAGGGCCTGAAGACGGAGCCGGGCTGGCGCCGCTATGTGCCCCGCCCTGTCATCAGCGCGCAGGACGTGCGCATGAGCAACCCGGATTGGGCCACGGCCGGCCCGCAACTGGCCAGCGCGAAACGCATCGACGTGAGCATTCATCCGCTGGCCCTGTTGCAGCACAAGGTGGTGCTGACGGACCTGGCGCTCGACGCGCCAAACATTGCCCTGCAACGGCGCGCCGATGGCAGCAATAGCTGGACCTTGAAGGATAACGGCCCATCGCCATGGGAGGTGGAAATCCAGCGCATGGCCTTTGGCGACGGCGTCATCCGTTACCTGGACGATGGCATCGCCCTTGACGTGCGCGCCAAGGTCAGCTCGACGGCGCCCGATGCCACGCCGGGTGACGCGCCAGGCAGCGCGCCCGTGGAAAAATACGGCATCGACTTCACCTTGGGCGGCAGCTACCGCAAGGCGCCCGTGACGGGCGGCGGGAAGGCGGGCGCCGTGCTGTCCCTGACCGACAACAATACGGTCTATCCCGTGCAGGCGCACGCCGTGCTGGGCAAGAACAAGGCCAGCATCGATGGCACCCTGACGGACCCGCGCTCTCTGTCCGGCATCGATTTGCAGCTGAGCCTGGCCGGCGCCAGCATGGCCGACCTGTATCCGCTGACGGGCGTGCTGCTGCCGGAAACGCCGGACTATGCCACCAAGGGTCGATTGCTGGGCAAGAAGGACGGCGCCACCTGGAACTGGACATATCAGAACTTCAAGGGCAAGGTGGGCCAGAGCGACCTGGCGGGCACCCTGCAGTATCTGCCGCGCCAGCCCCGCCCCTTGCTGCGCGGCGAAGTGATGTCGCAGCAGTTGCGCCTGGAAGACCTGGGTCCCACCATCGGCGCCGACAGCAATGCGCAGAAACAGGCGCGCGGCAAGGCACCCGTGCAACCGGACAATAAAGCCTTGCCCGTGGAGCAGTTCAACACGGCCAAATGGAATGCGCTCGACGCCGACGTAAAATTTACCGGCAAGAAACTGGTGCGCACGCATGACATTCCATTCAACGACGTCGTCGCCAATATCCACATGAAAGACAAGGTGCTGAGTTTGACGCCGCTCAATTTCGGCATGGCCGGTGGCGACATCACCTCGAATATCACCCTCGACGGCCGTCAAAAGACCATCGCCGCGCAAGCCAAGGTGACGGCGCGCCACCTCAAAATTCGCGAACTGTTTCCCAAGCTGCAATCAATGCAAGCGAGTTTCGGCGAAGTGTATGGCGACGCGGCCCTCACGGGCCACGGCAATTCCGTCTCGGCCATGCTGGCCAGCGCGAATGGGGAACTGGCAGCCACCGTCAGCGAAGGCTCCGTCAGCCAATTCATGCTGGAACTGGCTGGCCTGAACCTGGCCAATGCCGTCTTCGTGAAAATCTTCGGCGACAAGCAGGTGCACCTGAACTGCCTGGCCAGCGATTTCGCCGTCACGAATGGCCAGGCCGATGTGCGACGCTTCGTGCTGGATACGGACACGGCCGTGGTGAATGTCACGGGCAACGTCAACCTGGCCCACGAAACCCTGGACCTCGACGTGCGCCCGCGCACCAAGGGCGCCCGCATCATCACCCTGCGCACGCCGCTGTACGCGAAAGGCACGTTCAAGAACCCGGACGTAGGCCCGCAAAAAGGCCCGCTCGCCCTGAAGGCCGGCGCCGCCGTGGCCCTGGCCACCATCGTCACACCGCTGGCCGCCCTGCTGCCGTTGGTCAACGTCGACAAAGCCCCCGACACGGACTGCGCCGCCGTCATGGCGCAAGCCAACGCCACGCGGAAAAACCCCACTTCGCCGGCGACAAATGCACCGGCAAAAAAAGTCAGCGAAGCGGACATCAAAAAGGCCCAGCAGGAAAAGAAATAG
- the ispB gene encoding octaprenyl diphosphate synthase, protein MSDANKHVNQNTIVQTIAADMDAVNTVIRQKLHSDVILINQIAEYIISAGGKRIRPVLILLVANAHAYRGTAHHELAAVVEFIHTATLLHDDVVDESSMRRGRQTANALFGNAASVLVGDFLHSRSFQLMVSLNNMRVMQILSDATNVIAEGEVLQLLNMHDPDVTQESYLNVIRSKTAKLFEASAQLGALIAGASEDDIEAAAEYGRSLGTAFQLIDDVLDYAGDAAEIGKNVGDDLREGKPTMPLIWLMENGTPEQRELVRSCIEQGDEQHFDAILAAITSSGALDYTRQQAEIAGQRAANAIAGWPDSAYKQSMLQLCSFAVDRNH, encoded by the coding sequence TTGTCTGACGCTAACAAACACGTTAACCAAAACACCATCGTGCAAACGATTGCCGCCGATATGGACGCAGTCAATACGGTGATCCGCCAAAAACTGCACTCCGATGTGATTCTGATCAACCAGATCGCTGAATACATCATCAGTGCAGGTGGCAAACGCATCCGTCCCGTGCTGATTTTGCTGGTGGCCAATGCCCACGCCTATCGCGGCACTGCGCACCATGAACTGGCGGCGGTGGTTGAATTCATCCATACCGCCACCCTGCTGCACGACGACGTCGTCGATGAATCGTCGATGCGCCGCGGACGCCAGACGGCCAACGCCCTGTTCGGCAATGCCGCCTCGGTACTGGTGGGCGACTTCCTGCACTCGCGCTCGTTCCAGCTGATGGTGTCGCTGAATAATATGCGCGTCATGCAAATCCTCTCCGACGCCACCAACGTGATCGCGGAAGGCGAAGTGCTGCAGTTGCTGAACATGCACGACCCGGACGTGACGCAAGAGAGCTACCTGAATGTCATCCGCTCGAAGACAGCCAAGCTGTTCGAAGCGTCGGCGCAACTGGGCGCCCTGATCGCCGGCGCCAGCGAAGACGATATCGAAGCGGCAGCAGAATACGGCCGCTCGCTGGGCACGGCTTTCCAGCTGATCGACGACGTACTCGACTATGCAGGCGACGCCGCCGAAATCGGCAAGAACGTGGGCGACGACTTGCGCGAAGGCAAGCCGACCATGCCGCTGATCTGGCTGATGGAAAACGGTACGCCAGAGCAACGCGAACTGGTGCGCAGCTGCATCGAACAGGGTGACGAACAGCATTTCGACGCCATCCTGGCCGCCATCACCAGCAGCGGCGCCCTCGACTACACGCGCCAGCAGGCGGAAATCGCCGGCCAGCGCGCCGCCAATGCCATCGCTGGCTGGCCGGACAGCGCCTACAAGCAATCCATGCTGCAACTGTGTTCGTTTGCCGTGGACCGCAATCACTGA
- a CDS encoding GntP family permease produces MSFLIVLAALAFLMLAAYRGYSVILFAPVAALGAVLLTDPSAVPAVFSGIFMEKMVGFIKLYFPVFLLGAVFGKLIELSGFSQSIVVAAIRYIGSSRANAVIVAVCAALTYGGVSLFVVVFAVYPFAAELYRQSNIPKRLMPGAIALGAFSFTMDTLPGTPQIQNIIPTTFFNTTGWAAPWLGTIGSVLTVMMGLAFLEWRRRSVMATGEGYGAEAEQAKAGSGDLPHPLLSVAPLLLVGVANYALTRLIPHWYGASYVLTADALPGLHAPVSTSIASVTGIWAVEGALLLGILLVCVTAFGRIRAAFAEGTKAAVGGALLAAMNTASEYGFGGVIAALPGFLAVSNTLRSVPDPLVNAAVSVTTLAGITGSASGGMSIALAAMSDSFIQAAQQAHIPLEVMHRVVAMASGGMDTLPHNGAVITLLAVTGLTHRQSYRDIFGITVIKTVAVFLVIAIYYMTGLV; encoded by the coding sequence ATGTCTTTCCTGATAGTTCTGGCCGCACTGGCCTTCCTCATGCTGGCCGCCTACCGCGGCTACAGCGTGATCCTGTTTGCACCAGTCGCCGCACTGGGTGCCGTGCTGCTCACCGATCCGTCTGCCGTACCGGCCGTCTTCAGCGGTATCTTTATGGAAAAGATGGTGGGCTTCATCAAGCTGTATTTCCCCGTCTTTCTGCTGGGCGCCGTGTTTGGCAAGCTGATTGAACTGTCAGGTTTTTCCCAGTCGATCGTCGTGGCCGCCATTCGCTATATCGGCAGTTCCCGCGCGAATGCCGTCATCGTTGCCGTGTGCGCGGCGCTGACTTATGGCGGCGTATCGCTGTTCGTGGTGGTGTTTGCCGTCTATCCGTTCGCGGCCGAACTGTACCGCCAGAGCAATATCCCCAAGCGGCTGATGCCGGGTGCCATCGCCCTGGGCGCGTTTTCCTTCACCATGGACACTTTACCTGGCACGCCGCAAATCCAGAACATCATCCCCACCACCTTCTTCAACACGACCGGCTGGGCCGCACCGTGGCTGGGCACGATAGGTTCCGTGCTGACGGTGATGATGGGTCTGGCCTTCCTGGAGTGGCGCCGCCGTTCCGTCATGGCGACGGGCGAAGGCTACGGCGCCGAGGCTGAACAGGCCAAGGCCGGCTCGGGCGACCTGCCCCATCCGCTCCTGTCGGTGGCGCCGCTGCTGCTCGTCGGCGTGGCCAATTACGCGCTGACCCGGCTGATCCCGCACTGGTATGGCGCCAGTTACGTCCTCACCGCCGACGCCCTGCCAGGCTTGCACGCGCCCGTGTCGACGTCGATAGCCTCCGTCACCGGCATCTGGGCCGTGGAAGGCGCCTTGTTGCTGGGCATCTTGCTCGTGTGCGTGACGGCCTTCGGGCGCATCCGCGCCGCCTTTGCAGAAGGCACCAAGGCGGCCGTGGGCGGCGCCTTGCTGGCCGCCATGAATACGGCGTCCGAGTATGGCTTTGGCGGCGTCATCGCGGCACTGCCCGGTTTTCTTGCCGTCAGCAACACCTTGCGCAGCGTGCCCGATCCCCTCGTCAACGCGGCCGTTTCCGTGACGACGCTGGCCGGCATTACCGGTTCGGCCTCGGGCGGCATGAGCATCGCGCTGGCCGCCATGTCGGACAGTTTTATCCAGGCCGCGCAGCAGGCACACATTCCGCTCGAAGTCATGCACCGCGTAGTGGCGATGGCCAGCGGCGGCATGGATACCTTGCCGCACAATGGCGCCGTGATCACCCTGCTGGCCGTCACGGGCCTCACGCACCGCCAGTCCTACCGCGATATTTTCGGCATCACCGTCATCAAGACGGTGGCCGTATTCCTCGTCATTGCCATCTATTACATGACGGGGCTGGTCTGA
- the arsH gene encoding arsenical resistance protein ArsH, whose product MANDLPNISAAHLDLPSLDKLAPLNVSTHAPRMLLLYGSLRERSYSKLLTLEAERILRHFGAETRVFDPHGLPMVDSVSPEHPKVQELRALSLWSEGQVWCSPERHGAVTGVFKSQIDWLPLETGSVRPTQGRTLAVMQVSGGSQSFNAVNGLRVLGRWMRMVTIPNQSSVAKAYQEFDDDGRMKPSPYYERLVDVMEELYKFTLLVRDRRDYLGSRYSERLEAEPAIVQELAGAAMEHERK is encoded by the coding sequence CTGGCCAATGATTTGCCCAACATCAGCGCCGCGCACCTGGATCTGCCCAGCCTGGACAAATTGGCGCCGCTCAACGTTTCCACGCATGCGCCGCGCATGTTGCTGCTGTACGGTTCCTTGCGCGAGCGCTCGTACAGCAAGCTGCTGACGCTGGAAGCGGAGCGCATCCTGCGCCATTTCGGGGCCGAGACGCGCGTGTTCGACCCGCACGGCTTGCCCATGGTCGATAGCGTGTCGCCCGAGCACCCGAAGGTGCAGGAATTGCGCGCGCTGTCGCTATGGTCGGAAGGCCAAGTGTGGTGCAGCCCCGAACGCCATGGCGCCGTCACTGGCGTGTTCAAATCGCAGATTGACTGGTTGCCGCTGGAAACGGGCAGTGTGCGCCCTACACAGGGCCGTACCCTGGCCGTCATGCAAGTGTCGGGTGGTTCGCAATCGTTCAATGCCGTCAACGGCTTGCGCGTGCTGGGACGCTGGATGCGCATGGTGACTATCCCGAACCAGTCTTCGGTCGCCAAGGCGTATCAGGAATTCGACGATGACGGCCGCATGAAGCCGTCGCCGTATTACGAGCGCCTGGTCGACGTGATGGAGGAGCTCTATAAATTTACCTTGCTGGTGCGCGACCGCCGCGATTATCTGGGCAGCCGATACAGCGAACGGCTGGAAGCGGAGCCGGCCATCGTGCAGGAATTGGCGGGCGCGGCCATGGAGCATGAGCGCAAGTAG
- the arsC gene encoding arsenate reductase (glutaredoxin) (This arsenate reductase requires both glutathione and glutaredoxin to convert arsenate to arsenite, after which the efflux transporter formed by ArsA and ArsB can extrude the arsenite from the cell, providing resistance.) codes for MTITIYHNTACGTSRNTLALIRNTGVEPVIIDYVKNPPSREELVDLIKRAGLSVRAVMRDKGALYDELGLANPELSDAALLDAMQAHPILINRPIVVTELGVRLCRPSEKVLDILPLPQQGAFAKEDGQAVVGADGKPVA; via the coding sequence ATGACCATCACGATCTATCACAATACGGCTTGCGGCACCTCGCGCAACACCCTGGCCCTGATCCGCAACACGGGCGTCGAACCCGTCATCATCGATTACGTCAAGAACCCTCCATCGCGCGAGGAGCTGGTTGACCTGATCAAGCGTGCGGGTCTGTCCGTGCGCGCGGTGATGCGCGACAAGGGCGCCCTGTACGACGAGCTGGGCCTGGCCAATCCGGAGCTGAGCGATGCGGCCCTGCTGGACGCCATGCAAGCCCACCCTATTTTGATCAACCGTCCCATCGTCGTCACGGAACTGGGCGTGCGTCTGTGCCGGCCATCGGAAAAAGTGCTGGACATCCTGCCGCTGCCGCAGCAAGGCGCCTTTGCCAAGGAAGATGGCCAGGCCGTGGTGGGCGCCGACGGCAAGCCGGTGGCCTGA
- a CDS encoding helix-turn-helix transcriptional regulator, whose amino-acid sequence MENEKTIADRPIPLTSASAIVALAALAQESRLAVFRLLVQTGPEGMAATKIAEALAIAPSSLSFHLKELAHADLVTASKAGRSIIYAANYAGMNGLLAFLTENCCAGSPCCLPDSGNVPNESTP is encoded by the coding sequence ATGGAAAATGAAAAGACAATAGCTGACCGGCCGATACCGCTGACGAGTGCTTCCGCCATCGTGGCCCTGGCGGCGCTGGCGCAGGAATCGCGGCTGGCCGTGTTCCGCCTGCTGGTACAGACGGGGCCGGAAGGCATGGCTGCCACAAAAATCGCCGAAGCGCTGGCCATCGCGCCATCGTCACTGTCGTTTCACTTGAAGGAATTGGCGCACGCCGATCTGGTGACGGCGAGCAAGGCGGGCCGCTCCATCATCTACGCCGCCAACTATGCGGGCATGAACGGCTTGCTGGCCTTTTTGACCGAGAACTGCTGTGCCGGCAGCCCTTGCTGCCTGCCGGACAGCGGCAATGTACCCAACGAAAGCACACCATGA
- a CDS encoding sodium:solute symporter family protein — translation MENRLIIIAAVTVGYFALMSYITYSVRKHANSAEGMTAGGRNYPAYLIGALLLSEFIGSSVSIGTAQKGYELGISAAWNLVALSLGFLLLAIVLVKKYKESGQSTISGILAQTYGEPVRYAASVLTIVALGIVAVALYASGGAVLAAVLHINKTVAILLVGAITVIYVSLGGMRSVVYTNFAHSIVKYLGVILALAYALEASGGIGALQAQLPAKMFNWVEIGWGQIIAWMIGGIGSIFATQYVIQALVSTDNPAVAKRACYYVSSLMIPFGLMAALIGMCSAVLYPGMKSIDAFPTLIAHMPAFSASIMIVGLAGALFGGISATTLASATLAMKDFYDPWYNKSKNDAKSLMFLRIAIVVAGLLPLVLALYAEKLLMIAFLGKALRATLAVLVLMAFYAPKFGTPRGAFIGVIVSVIATIGWFLAGNPYGVDSSYLALAGPLLTMGISHLFKPAQTLAKPASSPRL, via the coding sequence ATGGAAAACAGATTAATCATCATCGCGGCGGTCACGGTGGGCTATTTCGCCCTCATGTCGTACATTACCTACAGCGTGCGCAAGCACGCCAACAGCGCAGAGGGCATGACGGCGGGCGGGCGCAACTATCCCGCCTACCTGATCGGCGCGCTGCTGCTGTCCGAATTCATCGGCAGTTCCGTCAGCATCGGCACGGCGCAAAAAGGCTATGAGCTGGGCATTTCCGCCGCCTGGAACCTGGTGGCGCTGTCGCTGGGCTTCCTGCTGCTGGCCATCGTGCTGGTCAAAAAATACAAGGAAAGCGGGCAGTCGACGATTTCCGGCATCCTGGCGCAAACGTATGGCGAACCCGTGCGCTATGCCGCATCGGTACTCACCATCGTCGCGCTGGGCATCGTTGCCGTCGCCCTGTACGCGAGCGGCGGCGCCGTGCTGGCGGCCGTGTTGCATATCAATAAAACGGTCGCCATATTGCTGGTGGGCGCCATCACCGTGATTTATGTCAGCCTGGGCGGCATGCGCTCGGTGGTGTACACCAATTTCGCCCACTCCATCGTCAAATACCTGGGCGTGATCCTGGCGCTGGCGTATGCGCTGGAAGCGAGCGGCGGCATCGGCGCGTTGCAGGCGCAACTGCCGGCCAAGATGTTCAACTGGGTCGAGATCGGCTGGGGCCAGATCATCGCCTGGATGATAGGCGGCATCGGCTCCATCTTCGCCACGCAGTACGTGATCCAGGCCCTGGTCAGCACGGACAACCCGGCCGTGGCCAAGCGCGCCTGCTATTACGTGTCCTCGCTGATGATACCGTTTGGCCTGATGGCGGCCCTGATCGGCATGTGCAGCGCCGTGCTGTATCCGGGCATGAAGTCGATCGACGCCTTCCCGACATTAATTGCCCACATGCCGGCGTTTTCCGCCAGCATCATGATCGTGGGCCTGGCCGGCGCCCTGTTCGGCGGTATTTCCGCCACCACCCTGGCATCGGCCACCCTGGCCATGAAGGATTTTTATGATCCCTGGTACAACAAGTCGAAGAACGACGCGAAATCGCTGATGTTCCTGCGCATCGCCATCGTCGTGGCAGGCTTGCTGCCGCTGGTGCTGGCGCTGTATGCGGAAAAACTGCTGATGATCGCCTTCCTGGGCAAGGCCCTGCGCGCCACCCTGGCCGTGCTGGTGCTGATGGCCTTCTATGCGCCTAAATTCGGCACGCCGCGCGGCGCCTTCATTGGCGTGATCGTGTCGGTGATCGCCACCATAGGCTGGTTCCTGGCGGGCAATCCGTATGGCGTGGACAGTTCCTACCTGGCGCTGGCTGGCCCGCTGCTGACCATGGGCATCAGCCATTTGTTCAAGCCGGCGCAAACTTTGGCGAAGCCGGCATCGTCGCCGCGGCTGTAG
- the obgE gene encoding GTPase ObgE codes for MKFIDEAKIEVIAGDGGNGCASFCREKFRPFGGPDGGDGGKGGTIWAVADRNINTLVDFRFSKMHKARNGEPGRGADCYGKGADDIHLRMPVGTLIIDNASGEILADLTEHGQIEMLAKGGEGGWGNIHFKSSTNRAPRQKGEGKEGERRELRLELKVLADVGLLGMPNAGKSTFISAVSNARPKIADYPFTTLHPNLGVVRVSHEKSFVIADIPGLIEGASEGAGLGHQFLRHLQRTGLLLHIVDLAPFETNVDPVKEAKALVKELKKYDESLVDKPRWLVLNKLDMVPEEDRKKLVKDFLKRFAWKGPVFEISALNHQGCPELVNAIYQHLEAKKHSESRAEETQMTEEARGISSIDPDDPRFKIID; via the coding sequence ATGAAGTTTATCGACGAAGCAAAAATCGAAGTCATCGCGGGCGATGGCGGCAACGGCTGCGCCTCTTTCTGCCGTGAAAAATTCAGGCCTTTCGGCGGTCCCGATGGCGGCGATGGCGGCAAGGGCGGCACCATTTGGGCAGTCGCCGACCGCAATATCAACACGCTCGTCGATTTCCGCTTCTCCAAAATGCACAAGGCTCGTAATGGCGAGCCTGGCCGTGGCGCAGATTGCTATGGCAAGGGCGCGGATGACATCCACCTGCGCATGCCTGTCGGCACCTTGATCATCGACAACGCGAGCGGCGAAATTCTGGCCGATTTGACCGAACACGGCCAGATCGAAATGCTGGCCAAGGGCGGCGAGGGCGGCTGGGGTAATATCCACTTCAAGTCCTCGACCAACCGCGCGCCACGCCAAAAAGGCGAGGGCAAGGAAGGCGAACGCCGCGAACTGCGCCTGGAACTGAAAGTACTGGCCGATGTGGGCCTGCTGGGCATGCCGAACGCCGGCAAGTCGACGTTTATTTCGGCCGTCTCTAACGCGCGCCCGAAAATTGCCGATTACCCATTTACCACCCTGCACCCGAACTTGGGTGTAGTGCGCGTGTCGCACGAGAAGAGCTTTGTGATCGCCGACATTCCCGGCTTGATCGAAGGCGCTTCCGAAGGCGCGGGCCTGGGCCATCAATTCCTGCGTCACTTGCAGCGCACGGGTCTGCTGTTGCACATCGTCGACCTGGCGCCGTTTGAAACCAACGTCGATCCTGTCAAGGAAGCCAAGGCGCTGGTCAAGGAACTGAAGAAATACGACGAGTCGCTGGTCGACAAGCCGCGCTGGCTGGTGTTGAACAAGCTCGACATGGTGCCGGAAGAAGACCGCAAGAAGCTGGTGAAGGACTTCCTCAAGCGTTTCGCCTGGAAAGGTCCCGTCTTCGAGATTTCCGCGCTGAACCATCAGGGTTGCCCGGAACTGGTGAATGCGATTTATCAACATCTGGAAGCGAAGAAACACAGCGAAAGCCGTGCCGAAGAAACGCAGATGACCGAAGAAGCACGCGGTATCTCGTCGATCGACCCGGATGATCCGCGTTTCAAGATCATCGACTAA
- the proB gene encoding glutamate 5-kinase, with product MDSVIQKATRIIIKVGSSLVTNDGRGLDHVAIARWAAQISGLRAMGKEVVLVSSGAIAEGMLRLGFEQRPTDIHELQACAAVGQMGLAQIYESSFRAHSLGTAQVLLTHADLADRERYLNARSTLTTLLRLGVVPIINENDTVVTDEIKFGDNDTLGALVANLIEADALVILTDQHGLFSADPRKDPNAYLITQGIAGDPALEAMAGGAGSSLGRGGMLTKILAAKRAAKSGAHTIIAWGRDSNVLSRLAHGEAIGTELLAQTGQLTARKQWMADHLHTAGAVVLDAGAVQKLRQEGKSLLPIGVTGVNGEFGRGAVITCVDAAGVPVARGLSNYTSGEARRIMRKPSTEIESILGYMEGHELIHRDNMVLL from the coding sequence ATGGATTCCGTGATTCAAAAAGCTACCCGCATTATCATCAAAGTCGGCTCTTCGCTGGTCACCAACGATGGCCGCGGACTCGATCATGTCGCCATTGCCCGCTGGGCTGCGCAGATTTCCGGCTTGCGCGCGATGGGCAAGGAAGTCGTGCTGGTCAGCTCCGGCGCCATCGCCGAAGGCATGTTACGCCTCGGTTTCGAGCAGCGCCCCACCGATATCCACGAATTGCAGGCGTGCGCCGCCGTCGGCCAGATGGGCCTGGCGCAAATCTATGAGAGCAGCTTCCGCGCCCACAGCCTCGGCACGGCGCAGGTGCTGCTGACCCACGCCGACCTGGCCGACCGCGAGCGCTATCTGAACGCCCGCTCCACCCTGACGACCCTGCTGCGCCTGGGCGTGGTGCCGATCATCAATGAAAACGACACTGTCGTCACCGATGAAATCAAGTTCGGCGACAACGATACCTTGGGCGCCCTGGTGGCCAACCTGATCGAGGCCGATGCCCTGGTCATCCTGACGGACCAGCACGGTCTGTTTTCGGCTGACCCGCGCAAGGACCCGAACGCTTACCTGATCACGCAGGGCATCGCCGGCGATCCGGCTCTGGAAGCGATGGCTGGCGGCGCCGGCAGCAGCCTGGGTCGTGGCGGCATGCTGACGAAAATCCTCGCTGCCAAGCGCGCCGCCAAGTCGGGTGCCCACACCATCATCGCCTGGGGCCGCGATAGCAACGTACTCAGCCGTCTAGCCCATGGCGAAGCGATCGGTACGGAGTTGCTGGCACAAACGGGGCAATTGACAGCGCGTAAGCAGTGGATGGCCGACCATCTGCATACGGCTGGTGCCGTCGTGCTGGACGCGGGCGCCGTGCAAAAGCTGCGCCAGGAAGGCAAGTCCCTGCTGCCGATCGGCGTGACGGGCGTGAACGGCGAATTCGGCCGCGGCGCCGTGATCACCTGCGTCGATGCAGCCGGCGTGCCCGTGGCGCGCGGCCTGTCCAACTACACGAGCGGCGAAGCGCGCCGCATCATGCGCAAGCCCTCCACCGAGATCGAGTCCATACTCGGCTACATGGAAGGCCATGAGCTGATTCATCGTGACAATATGGTCTTGCTATAG